A window of the Chionomys nivalis chromosome 25, mChiNiv1.1, whole genome shotgun sequence genome harbors these coding sequences:
- the Mterf2 gene encoding transcription termination factor 2, mitochondrial: protein MQEGARAYSMLWRMSWKVLTGPQLCRLRLYRIPPPALKIRPLACVTYETDSRSNQENMRTVAGLHACSVDIRKIRRLKPWVLLEDDTHVEEIADILKELGASKTVVASILERCPEAIICSPAAVKAKRELWQMVCKSEVELIRLIEQFPEPFFTVKDQENQKLNVQFFQELGLKNVVISRFLTTASSIFHNPVANNKQMIGVLQESYLNLGGSPANAKVWLLKLLSQNPFIVLSSPTAVDQILKFLQGQGFTDSQVLQLLSRLKGFLFQLQPGSIQNSISFAKTTFECTDRDLRQLVVDCPVLLCFPAPVLEERIQALLKEGISMTQIRESPMVLELTPQIVQYRIRKLNSLGYRIKDGHLASLNGTKKEFEANFSKMQAKQGRPLFNPVAPLDVHE from the coding sequence ATGCAGGAAGGAGCCAGGGCTTACAGCATGTTGTGGAGGATGTCATGGAAGGTGCTGACAGGACCCCAGCTCTGCAGGCTGCGTCTTTACAGAATACCGCCACCAGCTCTCAAAATCAGACCTTTGGCGTGTGTCACCTATGAAACAGACAGCCGGTCAAACCAAGAGAACATGAGAACAGTGGCTGGGCTCCATGCGTGCTCCGTGGACATCAGGAAGATCCGCAGACTGAAGCCATGGGTGCTTCTAGAGGATGACACCCACGTTGAAGAGATTGCAGACATTCTAAAAGAACTAGGTGCCAGCAAGACTGTAGTAGCCAGTATCTTGGAACGCTGTCCAGAAGCGATCATCTGCAGCCCTGCTGCGGTTAAGGCCAAAAGGGAACTCTGGCAGATGGTCTGCAAAAGCGAAGTAGAGCTAATCCGGTTAATAGAGCAGTTCCCAGAGCCTTTCTTTACTGTCAAGGACCAGGAGAACCAGAAGCTCAATGTTCAGTTCTTTCAAGAGCTGGGGCTCAAGAATGTGGTGATTAGCAGGTTTCTGACAACTGCTTCTAGCATCTTCCATAATCCTGTAGCGAACAACAAGCAGATGATAGGGGTTCTCCAGGAGAGCTACCTAAACTTGGGCGGCTCTCCGGCCAACGCCAAAGTGTGGCTGCTGAAGTTACTAAGCCAAAATCCATTCATTGTGTTGAGTTCTCCCACGGCTGTAGACCAAATACTAAAATTTCTTCAAGGGCAAGGTTTCACAGACTCTCAAGTTCTTCAGCTGCTGTCCAGACTGAAAGGGTTTCTTTTTCAACTGCAGCCAGGAAGCATCCAGAACAGTATTTCCTTCGCTAAGACGACTTTTGAGTGCACAGACCGTGACCTGCGGCAGTTAGTTGTGGACTGTCCTGTGCTGCTGTGTTTCCCTGCCCCAGTTCTAGAAGAGAGGATCCAGGCACTTCTGAAGGAAGGAATCTCCATGACTCAGATAAGAGAGTCACCAATGGTCCTTGAGTTAACGCCACAGATAGTCCAATACAGGATAAGAAAGCTGAACTCCTTGGGCTACAGAATAAAGGATGGCCATCTAGCAAGTCTAAACGGAACAAAAaaggagtttgaggctaacttTAGCAAAATGCAAGCCAAGCAAGGAAGGCCGCTATTTAACCCTGTGGCACCATTAGATGTGCACGAGTGA